The genome window TCCTCGAATATTCCATCCGCTCCGACAGATTGGAGAACTGACGTTGTTGTTCACAAGATCGCTTGTTCTTGTCATTGCTCTGTTGCCCGGCCTCGCCTCTGCCGAAGCCATCCCGCGTGGCGGTCCCAACGACAGCCGGGTGCGCTTGGCCACCTACCAGGAGGGTCAGGTCTATCGTCTCAATGTCTCGCTCACGCATGTGACCACGGTTGAGTTCGGCGAAGGCGAAAGCATCCGTTCGATCATCGCTGGCGACACGGAAGGCTTCGAGATCGACGGCGTGCCCGGCGGTCAGGCCTTCGCGATCAAGCCCGTCGCACGCGGCGTCCATACCAATGTGACCGTCTATACGAACCGGCGGAGCTACTATTTCAACGTCCAGGAATCCCGCAGCCCAACCTTCTACGTGGTGCAGTTCCGCTATCCTGATGACGCTGCGCGCCCGACCCGGGCCATCGCGGCACAAGCGCCAAACTACAATTACGGTGCCAGCGCGCGCACCGACTTCACGCCGACCCGCGCCTGGGATGACGGAACCTTCACGTATTTCGAATTTCCGCGGAACGCGCCGGTGCCTGCGATCTTCAGATACGCGAATGGCCGAGAACGGACGGTCAACACCCAAGCCTCCGAGGATAGCGTGATCCGGGTCTCGGGGGTGAACAGGCAATGGGTGCTGCGGATCGGAGACGAGGTGGTCTGCATCGAGGCCACACCGCCTGCGGGGGTAGGCTCATGAGCGACACCGGAAACGCAGACCTTGAAAAACGCCTCGCCGCCCTCGAGCAAGGCAAAGGCGCGAGCTCACCCCCTGCCCCACGGCGCTCACCACTGCTCGCATTGGTCGTCGTCCTCGTAATTGGCGCGGGCGGTGCATTGCTCTATCTCGTGTCCCAACCCGAGGAA of Phaeobacter inhibens DSM 16374 contains these proteins:
- a CDS encoding TrbG/VirB9 family P-type conjugative transfer protein, giving the protein MLFTRSLVLVIALLPGLASAEAIPRGGPNDSRVRLATYQEGQVYRLNVSLTHVTTVEFGEGESIRSIIAGDTEGFEIDGVPGGQAFAIKPVARGVHTNVTVYTNRRSYYFNVQESRSPTFYVVQFRYPDDAARPTRAIAAQAPNYNYGASARTDFTPTRAWDDGTFTYFEFPRNAPVPAIFRYANGRERTVNTQASEDSVIRVSGVNRQWVLRIGDEVVCIEATPPAGVGS